The following is a genomic window from Nitrospira sp..
GACAGTCTGCAATTCACCAAAGAAGGGAAAGGCCTGGAAGGCACCTTCGTAAACTCGCAAGGCGGATGGGGATCGATCAGCGGGAAACGAACCAGCGACTGCAAACCCTAACGCTACAGCCTCCTCGCAGACTCACTCTTGCGTGGGCACATTCTCGCGCCACACATACCAGCCGAAGAGACTCCACCCCGTGATAAATGCCACGCCCCCAATCGGCGTCACGGCGCCTAACCAGCGAATACCCAGCAACGACACACCGTAGAGGCTTCCGCAAAAGAGCACGATCCCGGCCGCGAAACACCAGCCGGCGCGCGCCATCTGAGGACGATTCAACAGCTGCCCGGCCAATCCAACCGCGATCATTCCCAAGGCATGATACATCTGATAGCGGGCGGCCGTTTCAAACACCGCCAGCTGCGGCGGCTCCAATACCGACTTCAAGAGATGCGCGCCAAACGCGCCCGCGGCAACGGCCAATGCGGCGGCAAGGCTCCCAATCGCAACAAGTATTCGGTAGGATCTGCGTGACTGCATGATGATCTCGCGGTATGCTAGCCCTGTCGTAACGCTTGTTCGACTGCATTGTAGCAGACTGCAGGAAACACCACATGCCCATTGAATGCCCCCGATGTCTTCAGACGAATCCCGACTCTTCGCTCTCCTGCGACTGCGGTCACGACCTCACGGCGCTCATCCGGCGCCGCTTAATGCTGCGCGAGGGTCAACCGCCCTCCTCAAGCAGTCAAATGCTTGAAAAACCGCTGACCCACTGGCACTTCTCAATCGGCGTGGCCATCATCGGCGTGCTCCTCATCGCAGGAGAAGGCATTCGCCTGAAACTCGATCTCGGCTCTCGCGTAACCTCACAGCTCGTCATCGACAGCGTCATGATCGGACTCACCGATTTAGCGGGGGCACTGGGAGTCGGCGCCCTGGCCTGGATAATCGTGTGGGTGATCCGCTCGTATGACGAAGGCCGTTTCCGTCCTTGTCCCAAACGCACGACGCTAG
Proteins encoded in this region:
- a CDS encoding conserved membrane protein of unknown function (Evidence 4 : Unknown function but conserved in other organisms; MaGe:77308425), which encodes MQSRRSYRILVAIGSLAAALAVAAGAFGAHLLKSVLEPPQLAVFETAARYQMYHALGMIAVGLAGQLLNRPQMARAGWCFAAGIVLFCGSLYGVSLLGIRWLGAVTPIGGVAFITGWSLFGWYVWRENVPTQE
- a CDS encoding hypothetical protein (Evidence 5 : Unknown function; MaGe:77308426) translates to MTAVAGERRVGIRLKTSGAFNGHVVFPAVCYNAVEQALRQG
- a CDS encoding conserved membrane protein of unknown function (Evidence 4 : Unknown function but conserved in other organisms; MaGe:77308427), whose protein sequence is MPIECPRCLQTNPDSSLSCDCGHDLTALIRRRLMLREGQPPSSSSQMLEKPLTHWHFSIGVAIIGVLLIAGEGIRLKLDLGSRVTSQLVIDSVMIGLTDLAGALGVGALAWIIVWVIRSYDEGRFRPCPKRTTLGTTICAAALIFLARLTPPDIASYYFNQGLVYLAIGIPIYFAGSRHWLGKW